The following are encoded in a window of Stegostoma tigrinum isolate sSteTig4 chromosome 40, sSteTig4.hap1, whole genome shotgun sequence genomic DNA:
- the LOC132206652 gene encoding probable G-protein coupled receptor 139 — protein MDRSLSWPLFVVSHFDFSDYWMQNLIYIIQYFSYPILAFVGVSANVMTIFILLRRNCGLSGCITRYLLMMAVADLTVTFLDLILRHIPITYRIYSLTSLPVCNIHAVLLYAATDCSVWYTVTFTFDRFVAICCQNVKGRYCNEKTATLVLGTVTVASCLKNVFWYFMFEIWYRGSNFPWFCLVASDGMWSPVYGVLELIHNILNPCLPFLLILLLNILTVRHISVSSRARSRLRPHSSADVHRDKEMESRRKSMTLLFLLSGNFIVLWSLLMINSVCWRLDAIGIPFVLLPTSLHELGFVLQLLSCSTNTAIYAVTQTKFRQHLKNLLADPFMRFYLLIKYIRCTLLSGLSYV, from the exons atggatcgCAGTTTATCCTGGCCTCTTTTTGTTGTTTCTCACTTCGACTTTTCAGATTATTGGATGCAAAATCTGATTTATATTATCCAGTACTTTTCCTATCCGATCCTCGCTTTTGTTGGAGTCTCCG CTAACGTCATGACAATATTCATACTGCTTCGCAGGAACTGTGGTCTGTCTGGATGTATCACCCGTTACCTGCTAATGATGGCCGTTGCGGATCTTACAGTCACTTTTCTTGATCTGATCTTGAGACATATACCAATTACTTATAGAATTTATTCCCTCACGTCtctccctgtgtgtaatatccacgctgtcttgctttatgcagccactgactgttctgtctggtacactgtcactttcacatttgatcggtttgttgccatttgttgccagaatgTGAAGGGTAGATACTGTAATGAAAAAACGGCGACTCTGGTTCTCGGAACAGTGACTGTTGCCAGTTGTTTAAAGAATGTATTCTGGTATTTCATGTTTGAGATTTGGTATCGAGGGTCCAACTTCCCTTGGTTTTGTTTGGTTGCATCAGATGGAATGTGGTCCCCAGTCTATGGTGTGCTCGAGCTCATCCATAACATTCTAAATCCATGTCTTCCATTTCTCCTGATATTGCTGCTGAATATTTTGACGGTCAGACACATTTCAGTGAGCAGCAGAGCCCGCAGTAGACTACGGCCTCACAGCAGTGCAGATGTGCACAGAGACAAAGAGATGGAGAGTCGAAGAAAGTCTATGACCTTGCTGTTTCTTCTCTCAGGCAATTTCATCGTCTTATGGTCATTGTTGATGATTAATTCTGTATGCTGGAGGCTGGATGCTATAGGAATTCCATTTGTGCTTCTGCCCACTTCTCTGCATGAATTGGGCTTcgtgctgcagctcctcagttgcagCACAAACACTGCAATTTATGCCGTGACTCAAACTAAATTCAGACAGCACTTAAAGAACCTACTGGCAGATCCATTTATGAGGTTTTACCTCCTCATTAAATACATCCGTTGTACTCTCTTGTCAGGATTATCTTATGTTTAA